Proteins encoded in a region of the Candidatus Saccharimonadia bacterium genome:
- a CDS encoding permease-like cell division protein FtsX has protein sequence MILQLWRVMHAGLRNFIRNAWLSTAATAVMTITLSIIVLSFISNSALTSTIKGVTDKIDVSVYLNDTITPAQRNTFQAALKNNPNVDAIHYTSKADAVALYKAQHANDPSLLRALDVAGNALPASFQVKAKDPKKIDSIIAVTNQPDYKPLLDPDKGTTYSGKDKSTIDRIVSVSNFFKSTGLYASIIFVIISTLIIFNTIRMAIFTRKEEIEIMKLVGATKWFIRGPFLFEAALYGIVAAVIAASLSYALLLGAGPKLSGYIDVKSTIEFFRSYPAFVIIGELVIGIFIGAFSSLLAMSRYLKL, from the coding sequence ATGATACTTCAACTATGGCGGGTCATGCACGCCGGCCTGCGCAATTTCATCCGCAACGCCTGGCTATCCACCGCCGCCACCGCCGTGATGACCATCACGCTGTCGATCATCGTGCTGTCGTTTATTTCCAACTCGGCCCTCACCAGCACCATTAAAGGTGTCACTGACAAAATCGACGTCTCGGTCTACCTCAACGACACCATCACGCCCGCGCAGCGCAACACCTTCCAAGCCGCACTGAAAAACAACCCTAACGTCGACGCCATCCACTACACGTCCAAAGCCGACGCCGTAGCGCTGTACAAGGCCCAACACGCCAACGACCCCAGCCTGCTCAGGGCCCTCGATGTCGCCGGCAACGCCCTCCCGGCCTCATTCCAGGTGAAAGCCAAAGACCCCAAGAAAATCGACAGCATCATCGCCGTCACCAACCAACCCGACTACAAGCCTCTGCTCGACCCCGACAAAGGCACCACCTACTCTGGCAAGGACAAATCCACCATCGACCGCATCGTTTCGGTGTCAAACTTCTTCAAATCCACCGGCCTCTACGCCAGCATTATCTTCGTGATCATCTCCACGCTCATCATCTTCAACACCATCCGCATGGCCATCTTTACCCGCAAAGAAGAAATCGAGATCATGAAGCTCGTCGGCGCCACCAAATGGTTTATTCGCGGACCATTCCTGTTCGAAGCCGCCCTCTACGGCATCGTCGCCGCCGTCATCGCCGCCAGCCTGTCCTACGCGCTCTTGCTCGGCGCCGGGCCCAAGCTCTCTGGGTACATCGACGTCAAATCCACCATTGAGTTCTTCCGTAGCTACCCCGCCTTCGTCATCATCGGCGAGCTCGTGATCGGCATATTCATCGGCGCATTCTCCTCGCTACTCGCCATGAGCCGGTACCTGAAGCTATGA
- a CDS encoding glycosyltransferase, with protein sequence MNNTPPYFSIIMPTYNRAKLLKRAIDSALNQTFADFELIVVDDGSTDNTGEVLARIADQRLQIIKQPNAGPAAARNTALESAKGTFIAYLDSDNTFHPDFLKVLADELTEPFVAAYTGQNLFLVDGNLDEPHVIGRKTRSLPFNPAAFQNGNYIDIGCFVHRADIIKIVGTFDPSQPWAEDWDLIARIAIQYPFYIKHIDQVLCDYYAYLPEALPTMTNQSKAWAVNIKRAFGVGPTEARDKKLAEHITTLVRKRYPR encoded by the coding sequence ATGAATAACACACCACCATATTTCAGCATTATCATGCCCACATACAACCGAGCCAAGCTGCTCAAACGTGCGATCGACTCGGCCCTAAACCAAACCTTCGCCGACTTTGAGCTAATCGTGGTTGACGATGGATCTACCGATAATACAGGTGAAGTCCTAGCCCGCATAGCCGACCAACGCCTTCAGATCATCAAGCAACCCAATGCCGGACCGGCCGCCGCTCGCAACACCGCCCTAGAGTCGGCCAAAGGTACATTTATTGCCTACCTCGATTCAGATAACACCTTCCATCCAGATTTCTTAAAAGTCCTAGCCGATGAATTAACAGAGCCTTTTGTAGCAGCCTATACCGGTCAAAATCTATTCCTGGTCGACGGCAATTTAGACGAACCGCACGTAATCGGGCGCAAAACCCGCAGCCTACCCTTCAACCCGGCAGCCTTTCAAAATGGCAATTATATCGACATTGGTTGTTTTGTCCATCGCGCCGACATTATAAAAATCGTGGGGACATTCGACCCCTCTCAGCCATGGGCCGAAGACTGGGATTTGATCGCGCGGATAGCTATCCAATATCCTTTTTACATTAAGCATATCGACCAGGTTCTCTGCGATTATTACGCTTATCTGCCCGAAGCACTACCTACCATGACAAACCAATCAAAGGCTTGGGCCGTTAATATCAAACGCGCTTTTGGGGTTGGGCCGACAGAGGCCCGCGACAAAAAATTGGCCGAGCACATCACAACGCTGGTCCGTAAGCGCTACCCTCGCTGA
- a CDS encoding CHAP domain-containing protein, with protein MVFSSAGPAFADSFDDQIAALKQQMSGQAQQAASLHTQANDYRSKVAELQAQSAALQTQINLNQALFNKVTANIAENEAKLAEQKTVLAANLKSMYLDSNVTPIEMLASSHNISEFLDQQQYQDRIKTKIQSAMADIQTLQQQLQGQREQVASILSGQKLQQQQLIASRNEINQLLALAQQNAGAADQQVKDSNTKIASLKSQQAAILAASSRSFNGSIPGASGGSGGACDNGHGNGGYPMLWCNAAQDYPGYGGPWGYNRECVSWAGWRRQQMGHPVYAWGNANQWDDGARNAGYRVDSSPEVGAVAQTDAGYFGHVTVVEAIQGSNVIVSEMNYDGDGHFRYGSYPATYFKYIH; from the coding sequence ATGGTATTCTCGAGCGCTGGGCCGGCATTCGCGGACAGCTTCGACGATCAGATCGCCGCCCTCAAGCAGCAAATGAGCGGACAGGCCCAACAGGCCGCTAGTCTCCACACCCAGGCCAACGACTACCGCTCCAAAGTGGCCGAACTCCAGGCCCAATCCGCCGCGCTCCAGACGCAAATCAACCTCAATCAAGCGCTCTTCAACAAAGTCACCGCCAACATTGCCGAGAACGAAGCCAAACTCGCCGAGCAAAAGACTGTGCTCGCCGCCAACCTCAAGTCGATGTACCTCGACAGCAACGTCACGCCCATCGAGATGCTCGCTTCGAGCCACAACATCTCGGAGTTTCTCGATCAGCAGCAATATCAGGACCGTATCAAAACCAAAATTCAATCCGCCATGGCCGACATCCAAACCCTCCAGCAGCAGCTCCAAGGCCAGCGCGAGCAGGTGGCGTCCATCCTTTCCGGCCAAAAACTGCAACAGCAACAGCTCATCGCCTCTCGAAACGAGATCAACCAGCTCCTCGCACTCGCTCAGCAGAATGCCGGCGCCGCCGATCAGCAAGTCAAAGACTCAAACACCAAGATTGCCAGCCTCAAATCCCAGCAAGCCGCCATTTTGGCCGCTTCATCCCGCAGTTTCAACGGCTCCATCCCGGGCGCATCGGGCGGCTCGGGCGGTGCCTGTGACAACGGCCACGGCAACGGCGGCTACCCCATGCTCTGGTGCAACGCCGCCCAAGATTACCCCGGCTACGGCGGACCCTGGGGCTACAACCGCGAATGCGTGTCCTGGGCTGGCTGGCGGCGTCAGCAAATGGGCCACCCGGTCTACGCCTGGGGCAACGCCAATCAATGGGACGACGGCGCCCGAAACGCCGGTTACCGCGTCGACAGCTCTCCCGAAGTCGGCGCCGTAGCCCAAACCGACGCCGGCTACTTCGGCCACGTCACGGTCGTGGAGGCGATTCAGGGCAGCAACGTCATCGTCAGCGAGATGAACTACGACGGCGACGGCCACTTCCGGTATGGCAGCTACCCGGCGACGTACTTCAAATATATTCACTAG
- a CDS encoding S41 family peptidase has translation MKKVQLNPLILAAIIIAVAGSSFYAGDASGSLVSLPFLKPVHKADFSSLNDIYALMQRNFDGQIDNQKAVDGAKAGLVAAGGDPYTVFLDAKSAKELSDDLTGKLSGIGAEIGIKNNILTIIAPIADTPAAAAGLKSGDLIAKINNEDTSGMTVDTAVSKIRGDAGTKVTLKIVRTGTPQAFDVTITRANITVPSVKSSLKNGNVAYINITRFSPDTADLVDKAATDLKAQGATRVVLDLRNDPGGYLDAGVSVASQFLDTGKTVVSERTGGKTTNTLTASSGGKFKGLPTIVLINAGSASASEIVAGALHDNKAAQLVGEKSFGKGSVQEIKDLPDGAQLKVTVAHWYTPAGVNINKEGIKPDVEAALTPDDFNAGRDPQLDKALELLK, from the coding sequence TTGAAAAAAGTCCAACTCAACCCGCTCATTTTAGCGGCCATCATTATCGCGGTGGCCGGCAGCTCATTTTACGCCGGCGATGCTTCCGGCAGCCTAGTTTCGCTACCATTTCTCAAACCCGTTCACAAAGCCGATTTCTCCAGTCTCAACGACATTTATGCCCTTATGCAGCGCAATTTTGACGGTCAAATCGACAATCAAAAAGCCGTCGACGGCGCCAAAGCCGGTCTGGTGGCGGCCGGCGGCGACCCCTATACCGTCTTCCTCGACGCCAAATCCGCCAAAGAATTATCCGACGACCTCACCGGCAAACTCTCGGGCATCGGCGCCGAAATCGGCATCAAGAACAACATCCTCACCATCATCGCTCCCATCGCCGACACCCCCGCCGCCGCTGCCGGACTCAAGAGCGGCGACCTCATCGCCAAAATCAACAACGAAGATACCTCGGGCATGACCGTCGACACCGCCGTTTCCAAGATCCGCGGCGACGCCGGCACGAAAGTGACGCTCAAAATCGTCCGCACCGGCACTCCCCAGGCGTTTGACGTCACCATCACGCGCGCCAACATCACCGTGCCAAGCGTGAAATCCAGCCTCAAAAACGGCAATGTCGCCTACATCAACATCACCCGCTTCAGCCCCGACACCGCCGACCTCGTCGACAAGGCCGCCACCGACCTCAAGGCCCAAGGCGCCACTCGCGTCGTCCTCGACCTGCGCAACGACCCGGGCGGCTATCTCGACGCCGGCGTATCGGTCGCCAGCCAATTCCTCGATACCGGCAAAACCGTCGTCTCCGAACGCACCGGCGGCAAAACCACCAACACGCTCACGGCCTCGAGCGGCGGCAAGTTCAAGGGCCTGCCCACCATCGTGCTCATCAACGCCGGCTCCGCCAGTGCCTCCGAGATCGTCGCCGGCGCCCTCCACGACAACAAAGCCGCTCAACTCGTGGGCGAAAAGAGCTTCGGCAAAGGCAGCGTGCAAGAAATCAAAGACCTGCCCGACGGCGCCCAGCTCAAAGTCACCGTGGCGCACTGGTACACTCCCGCCGGCGTCAACATCAACAAAGAGGGGATTAAGCCCGACGTCGAGGCCGCCCTCACCCCCGACGACTTCAACGCCGGCCGCGACCCTCAGCTCGACAAAGCCCTCGAATTACTGAAATAA
- a CDS encoding CTP synthase, which produces MAKGSQTKFIFVTGGVLSGLGKGITAASIGTILKARGFSVNIQKCDPYLNTDAGTMNPAEHGEVFVTKDGAETDLDLGHYERFLDEELGRSSSLMNGRIYANVLADERAGKYLGKTVQIIPHVTGEIVKRILEAGEGFDFHIVEIGGTVGDIESLAFLEGIRQLRRKVGHQNTLYVHVVYLPYLEASHEIKTKPAQNTVRDLREAGIQPDVIVARAEKPVSQNVLHKLSLFCDVDEAGIVPMQTVKTVYEVPLLLEQAGIGNYITTQLGLSNRRVKLADWQRLVDLIKHPDHRKLKIGVVAKYMENEDTYLCVFEAIKAAGWANRIQPEICWIDSEQIVDNSSLLEGYDGLVVPGGFGSRGVEGKIAAANYAIEHNIPYLGLCYGLHMAVIALARRAGLTGANTTEVDAQTPHPVIDIMADQKDITNKGGTMRLGNYPCVITKGTKTAAAYNQKEVLERHRHRYEVNNDYREQLTAAGLVIAGLSPDKRLVEIIEIAQHPYFVASQFHPEFKSRPNRPHPLFDGFIKAAGRQHEQHGTHAEAKRSIVEL; this is translated from the coding sequence GTGGCGAAAGGAAGCCAGACAAAATTTATTTTTGTAACAGGGGGAGTACTTTCCGGACTCGGAAAGGGCATTACCGCAGCTTCGATCGGCACCATCCTCAAAGCTCGCGGTTTTTCTGTTAATATCCAAAAATGTGACCCTTACCTCAATACCGATGCCGGCACCATGAACCCCGCCGAGCACGGCGAGGTCTTCGTCACCAAAGACGGCGCCGAAACCGATCTCGACCTCGGCCACTACGAGCGCTTCTTGGATGAAGAACTCGGCCGCTCCAGCTCGCTCATGAATGGCCGCATCTACGCCAACGTCCTCGCCGACGAGCGCGCCGGCAAATACCTCGGCAAAACCGTCCAAATCATCCCGCATGTCACCGGCGAAATCGTCAAGCGCATCCTCGAAGCGGGGGAGGGCTTCGACTTCCACATCGTCGAGATCGGCGGCACCGTTGGCGATATCGAATCGCTGGCATTTCTCGAAGGCATCCGCCAACTCCGCCGCAAAGTCGGCCACCAAAACACGCTGTATGTGCACGTAGTCTACCTGCCGTATCTCGAAGCCTCGCACGAAATCAAAACCAAGCCGGCCCAAAATACCGTCCGCGATCTGCGCGAAGCCGGCATCCAGCCGGATGTCATCGTGGCCCGCGCCGAAAAACCCGTCAGCCAAAATGTACTCCACAAGCTTAGCCTCTTCTGCGACGTCGATGAAGCCGGCATTGTGCCTATGCAGACGGTAAAAACCGTCTACGAAGTACCGCTATTGCTCGAGCAAGCCGGCATCGGCAATTACATCACTACTCAGCTCGGCCTGAGCAACCGCCGTGTCAAACTCGCCGACTGGCAGCGCCTCGTCGACCTCATCAAGCACCCCGACCACCGCAAGCTCAAAATCGGCGTCGTGGCCAAGTACATGGAAAACGAAGATACCTACCTCTGCGTCTTCGAGGCCATCAAAGCCGCCGGTTGGGCCAACCGCATCCAGCCCGAAATCTGCTGGATCGACTCCGAACAAATTGTCGACAATTCATCATTGCTGGAGGGCTACGACGGTCTGGTCGTTCCCGGCGGGTTTGGTAGCCGCGGCGTGGAAGGCAAAATTGCCGCCGCCAATTATGCCATCGAGCACAACATCCCGTACCTGGGTCTCTGCTACGGCCTCCACATGGCCGTCATCGCCCTGGCCCGACGCGCCGGCCTCACCGGCGCCAACACCACTGAAGTCGACGCCCAGACACCCCACCCCGTTATCGACATCATGGCCGACCAAAAAGACATCACCAACAAGGGCGGCACCATGCGGCTGGGCAATTACCCCTGCGTCATCACCAAGGGCACCAAAACCGCCGCTGCTTACAACCAAAAAGAAGTTCTGGAGCGCCATCGTCACCGCTACGAGGTCAACAATGATTACCGCGAACAGCTCACCGCGGCCGGCCTGGTGATCGCCGGCCTGTCGCCCGATAAACGCCTCGTCGAGATTATCGAGATCGCCCAACATCCCTACTTCGTCGCCAGCCAATTCCATCCCGAATTCAAGTCGCGTCCCAACCGCCCGCACCCGCTCTTCGACGGCTTCATCAAAGCCGCCGGTCGCCAGCATGAGCAGCATGGTACTCATGCCGAGGCAAAACGTAGTATAGTTGAGTTATGA
- a CDS encoding response regulator: protein MKESKKPRILLVEDDLALATAYQVRMEAEGFDVHHCPDGEAAMQEALEYHPDLILLDIMMPKISGFDVLDIIRNTRETAHTKIIILTALSQPSDRQRAKDLGADEFLVKSQAVIADVMKRIRFHLGIKET from the coding sequence ATGAAAGAGAGCAAGAAGCCGCGCATTCTCCTCGTCGAAGACGATCTTGCTCTCGCCACGGCCTATCAGGTCCGCATGGAAGCCGAAGGCTTTGACGTTCATCACTGCCCCGATGGTGAAGCCGCCATGCAAGAAGCATTGGAATACCACCCCGATCTCATCTTGCTCGACATCATGATGCCCAAGATCTCCGGTTTCGATGTCCTTGACATCATCCGCAACACCAGGGAAACCGCCCACACCAAAATCATCATCCTCACGGCTCTATCGCAGCCTTCCGATCGCCAACGCGCCAAAGATCTGGGTGCCGATGAATTCCTCGTGAAGTCCCAAGCCGTCATCGCTGACGTCATGAAACGCATCCGATTTCATCTCGGCATCAAAGAAACCTAA
- a CDS encoding NUDIX domain-containing protein, whose protein sequence is MNKSRTKLLELLRSIVPYDDDEKRVLTEVRAWIRSDAELYRGDQPDEPSPHLVAYVVLVDRRRQTVLLFDHRKSGLWLPAGGHVERGEDPAATAARELIEELGLAAAKAAVIASVPLFVTANQTRGAHGHVDVSLWYVVDGSEDMPMMPDPREFRGWAWRSFEEVLGADADTMDPQIKRFVAKLRGSVGF, encoded by the coding sequence ATGAACAAAAGCCGAACTAAGCTTTTAGAATTGCTGCGTAGTATCGTGCCTTATGACGATGATGAGAAGCGGGTGTTGACCGAGGTGCGGGCGTGGATTCGGTCGGATGCTGAGCTGTATCGTGGCGATCAGCCCGATGAGCCGAGCCCTCATCTGGTGGCTTATGTGGTGTTGGTGGATCGGCGGCGGCAAACGGTGCTGCTGTTTGACCATCGCAAGTCGGGCCTATGGTTGCCGGCGGGTGGGCATGTTGAGCGCGGTGAAGACCCGGCGGCTACCGCGGCGCGCGAGCTGATCGAGGAGCTGGGTTTGGCGGCGGCCAAAGCGGCGGTGATCGCGTCGGTGCCGTTGTTTGTGACGGCTAATCAGACCCGCGGTGCTCACGGGCATGTAGATGTTAGCTTGTGGTATGTTGTGGATGGATCGGAAGATATGCCGATGATGCCGGATCCCCGCGAGTTTCGCGGCTGGGCATGGCGGAGCTTTGAGGAAGTTTTGGGAGCGGACGCCGATACCATGGACCCGCAAATAAAGCGGTTTGTGGCTAAACTGCGCGGCTCGGTTGGCTTCTAG
- the rpmA gene encoding 50S ribosomal protein L27 — protein sequence MSHTKAGGSVKTGRDSQAKRLGVKLFGDQFVRSGGVLVRQRGTRMEAGVGVGVGNDHTLFALTDGIVKFSVKKVQKFTGTKVRRTIVSVVSDN from the coding sequence ATGTCACATACAAAAGCTGGTGGTTCAGTCAAGACTGGCCGCGATAGTCAGGCTAAGCGTCTCGGCGTAAAGCTCTTTGGTGATCAGTTTGTGCGCTCCGGCGGGGTGCTGGTGCGCCAGCGTGGTACTCGCATGGAGGCCGGCGTGGGTGTGGGCGTGGGTAATGACCACACGTTGTTTGCACTCACCGATGGCATTGTGAAGTTTTCGGTGAAGAAAGTGCAGAAATTCACCGGTACCAAGGTCCGCCGCACGATTGTTTCGGTCGTTTCGGACAATTAG
- the xseA gene encoding exodeoxyribonuclease VII large subunit has translation MTPQTITVSEFLAIINETLNFAYPEVIIEGEVSSFKVNQGKFIFFDLKDDTNTLGCFMMIHQLKLPIEDGMKIRVTGSPKVTKYSKFSLTVREIELAGEGELRRAMQLLKKKLETEGLFDPSRKRPIPKFPVRLGLITSGASAAYADFIKILGSRWGGVEVLLADVSVQGVAAPDQILGALDYFNHLSPPADVLVLIRGGGSLEDLMAFSTEPVARAVAASRTPTVVGVGHEVDFSLADYAADLRAATPTDAARLVVPDRTEITAHITHLAGRQSAAVSALIAGYHRRTDGALGRLEAALRYPREHLAALRQALERGLEHVLTERHTRVTSLTRLLQSLDPKAVLGRGYAIVRSPQRIVRRAADAGPGTPLMIQLAEETIAAEVTQASDNQTI, from the coding sequence ATGACCCCCCAAACCATCACCGTCAGCGAATTCCTCGCCATCATCAACGAAACCCTGAATTTTGCCTACCCCGAGGTAATAATCGAAGGCGAGGTATCGAGCTTTAAGGTCAACCAGGGCAAATTCATCTTTTTCGACCTCAAAGACGACACCAACACCCTCGGCTGCTTCATGATGATTCACCAGCTCAAGCTGCCCATCGAAGATGGCATGAAGATTCGCGTCACCGGCTCGCCCAAAGTTACCAAATATTCCAAATTTAGCCTGACTGTCCGCGAAATCGAACTAGCCGGAGAAGGGGAGCTGCGCCGGGCCATGCAGCTGCTCAAGAAAAAACTCGAGACCGAAGGCCTGTTCGACCCCAGCCGCAAACGACCCATTCCCAAATTCCCCGTGCGCCTGGGGCTCATTACCTCCGGCGCCTCCGCCGCCTACGCCGACTTCATCAAAATTCTGGGCTCCCGATGGGGTGGGGTAGAGGTATTGCTGGCCGATGTCAGCGTTCAGGGCGTAGCGGCTCCCGACCAAATTTTGGGCGCACTCGATTACTTCAACCACCTCAGCCCGCCCGCCGACGTACTGGTACTCATTCGCGGCGGCGGTTCGCTCGAAGACCTCATGGCCTTCTCGACCGAACCCGTCGCCCGCGCCGTGGCCGCCAGCCGCACCCCCACGGTCGTCGGCGTCGGCCACGAAGTCGACTTCTCGCTCGCCGACTACGCCGCCGACCTACGCGCCGCCACGCCCACCGACGCCGCGCGCCTTGTGGTGCCCGACCGCACCGAAATCACCGCCCACATTACGCACTTGGCCGGCCGCCAAAGCGCCGCCGTGAGTGCGCTCATCGCCGGCTACCACCGCCGCACCGACGGCGCGCTCGGCCGGCTCGAAGCCGCCTTGCGCTACCCGCGCGAACATTTGGCCGCGCTACGCCAGGCCCTCGAGCGAGGCCTCGAGCACGTGCTCACCGAGCGCCACACGCGCGTCACGAGCCTCACCCGCCTCCTGCAAAGTCTCGACCCCAAAGCCGTGCTGGGCCGCGGCTACGCCATCGTGCGCAGCCCACAGCGCATCGTGCGCCGCGCCGCCGACGCCGGGCCCGGCACTCCGCTCATGATACAATTGGCCGAGGAAACTATCGCCGCGGAGGTAACGCAAGCCAGTGACAACCAAACCATTTGA
- the xseB gene encoding exodeoxyribonuclease VII small subunit, whose translation MTTKPFEFEKSLGELEEITAWFESSDVDLDAGLAKFERGMELAGELKTHLTTIENRVEKIRQRFSAPAAGPAATPTDTTTAPEPADDQGDQTGLFGA comes from the coding sequence GTGACAACCAAACCATTTGAATTCGAAAAATCCCTCGGTGAGCTCGAGGAAATCACCGCCTGGTTCGAATCGAGCGACGTCGACCTCGATGCCGGCCTCGCCAAATTCGAGCGCGGCATGGAGCTCGCCGGCGAGCTCAAAACCCACCTCACCACCATCGAGAACCGGGTCGAAAAAATCCGCCAGCGCTTTAGCGCTCCCGCGGCCGGCCCCGCCGCCACACCCACCGACACCACTACGGCACCCGAACCCGCCGACGACCAAGGTGACCAAACCGGCCTCTTCGGGGCCTAG